One window from the genome of Molothrus ater isolate BHLD 08-10-18 breed brown headed cowbird chromosome 5, BPBGC_Mater_1.1, whole genome shotgun sequence encodes:
- the ARHGEF5 gene encoding rho guanine nucleotide exchange factor 5 isoform X1, producing the protein MYHCEVVTEKFIFLQQDVSLMESEETSEGGTTPPGASRITGEAWDSSAMEGEYHATHIAAEMSTSPSNSAKGPELSTPKDFLAAPGKAAEMLGRPSNSMQKVPAGLEQGQRDTEPQKRLSELEGEMLIEEGGLDYSLKLRQLELVDLESNQGPSSHSRVQDEPAPGSPVLQAVKLSTEFPQCQAELAFHGSDPQAQETKSPLADVIASQWDTPKCFLVCKTVSEGHYKAEPFLGNILKDSLQEVDAGAEQEQSTKKLAPAPDEQLTSEGAVEDTAKPYTSEDVQESLRAPQGLEKNTESSSSHQLTSTLTCDSQMSSLQAEGNNSSGETGNTMMVKDQGMVPKKNSSDSKCFHLEDDHRKTEGRPAPSTKSAFQGKSTSKRTEEVNASWHKEPAWKEAVSELQQEEEEEECKEQNLLEEGKPLELKDQKNKEQNEQEQLQREELRLGEELKLEALSSAFGSEIPSVPRRNVDVCGLEYASLSEQTGSVFLPREPVSVDQHPGENVLLKAHVTEAGSGCQPPAVGPLSSNNQNPGGETPHMCHVSDQAEDLEDSGRFSISGQDIGEAHWDDKTRLGRENEHSDDHGKAVQRFDKRDASLCGGVTTPFSAENPEALVPAYPSSGTSNLEPPDHLDLHPITEKAELWDFIPASPSEITSAVSASVPEQDGGRIASLTSEHCPGTSLNKLPDSAGKPPKQAAPAQEWNPTPAETAVVRTDAREAKTFHELLTSEESFHEDLSGPSSFSVMYTSSLPPQGGFPGDRTSMASIAGPLEVSQTPGRTSTPLIHPETIQQISPQKSAIIQGKEIAADVDRKAQVPLFDEPDCSLYQKEPGSRISSVLSTLTWPSEDDTVLAVNQQGQPLYPVSHSSLPLVSEPDAKQLPHPPSHVQRPSQAQAPALHANHLVSPPVPEGHQLLAPELHSRLPLSCGMDDGKLGAIHPAPSRPLQTATSAFDTNSVASASDGESLAERDDFVPVSGVWDLGDSGPHDTETSDDSGVSLLTKSFLALGNEMLVGCSDNSPETADHDMNIESGKSSPDHPSWPSLEGLITSPDSKSRESAQLLPMLAFTNPIHFLRLSPPSLLTTRTTCQDKELQWEQPTGSFGGDTKNIQASLAVTEKTEGERRVRQGLEGGEHQPKEEKVKHAPLEKSSSWPDKKTIGVAMQDPAGNQENPIKSRVKTKDWHRQGLKRMSVPPDILQQVSSVPSEEEAHKAHREPPVISETVILREKKSADTTENFKRRHSKLINSSRLLYQEYSDVALNKAIQSQKRVDYPEDIESSFPSSPRLRRKVLSPQDSYLQRLSVSSNASLWQDIPMIRGSRILLNMSREEQRLQEAKFELIISEASYLRSLNVAVDHFQRSAELQAMLTNQERQWLFSRLSDVRDVSASFLFDLEEKFEEDIFTFRVCDVALKHAPDFRRVYLPYVTNQTYQEQTFQRLLNGNAGFQQVLERLESDPVCQRLSLKSFLILPFQRITRLKLLLQNILKRTRPGSVEEVQATQAYDALEKLIKDCNENVQRMKSTEELIYLSQKIEFECKIFPLISQSRRLVKCGELTALDFNNLSPKWKVTTRPIYLHLFNDRLLLSRPKEGGRFVVFDHAAFSYVRGEKCEMKLHGANKNLFRLFLLQNNQGKRVEFLFRTETHSEKLRWISALAPPRGELDLLECPDAPQVQCIKTYKARENDELALEKADIIMVMQYSNDGWIEGVKLSDRERGWFPSEHVENISSKHMRQKNLKEEQRVKNAKQQVFCKK; encoded by the exons ATGTATCATTGTGAAGTAGTaacagaaaaattcatttttcttcagcagGATGTGTCACTAATGGAGTCTGAAGAAACCAGTGAGGGAGGTACCACTcccccaggagccagcaggatcACTGGGGAAGCCTGGGATTCTTCAGCCATGGAAGGAGAGTATCATGCCACTCATATAGCAGCCGAAATGAGCACCAGCCCATCTAACTCTGCAAAGGGACCAGAGCTCAGCACACCCAAGGACTTCcttgctgctccagggaaagcagcagagatgctgggcAGACCCTCTAACTCTATGCAGAAAGTGCCAGCAGGACTGGAACAAGGCCAAAGGGATACAGAGCCCCAAAAGAGACTCTCAGAACTGGAAGGAGAAATGCTTATAGAGGAGGGTGGACTGGATTATTCTCTGAAACTTAGGCAATTGGAACTGGTTGACCTGGAAAGCAACCAGGGCCCTTCCTCTCACAGCAGAGTCCAGGATgagccagcccctggcagcccagtCCTGCAGGCTGTGAAGCTCAGCACTGAGTTTCCTCAGTGCCAAGCAGAACTGGCTTTTCATGGCTCAGACCCTCAGGCCCAGGAAACGAAATCCCCTTTGGCTGATGTCATTGCCTCTCAGTGGGACACACCTAAGTGCTTTTTAGTGTGTAAAACTGTTTCAGAAGGACATTATAAGGCTGAACCCTTTCTGGGTAATATCTTGAAGGACTCTTTGCAGGAGGTTGAtgctggtgcagagcaggagcaaagcacCAAAAAGTTGGCACCAGCACCTGATGAGCAGCTTACCTCAGAGGGAGCAGTAGAAGACACAGCTAAACCTTACACTTCTGAAGATGTTCAGGAAAGCTTAAGAGCACCCCAGGGTTTGGAAAAGAATACAGAATCTTCCTCTTCCCATCAGCTGACTTCCACCTTAACATGTGACAGCCAAATGAGTTCACTACAAGCAGAAGGAAACAACTCATCTGGTGAAACAGGGAATACCATGATGGTCAAAGACCAGGGAATGGTTCCTAAAAAGAACTCATCTGATTCCAAATGCTTTCATCTAGAAGATGATCACAGAAAAACTGAGGGCAGACCTGCCCCTTCAACAAAGAGTGCTTTCCAAGGAAAGAGTACTTCTAAAAGGACAGAGGAAGTGAATGCTTCATGGCATAAGGAGCCAGCTTGGAAGGAGGCAGTGTCTGAACTTCAacaagaagaggaggaggaagagtgcaAAGAGCAGAATTTGCTGGAAGAAGGCAAACCTTTGGAACTCAAAGATCAGAAAAACAAGGAACAAAATGAGCAGGAACAACTGCAAAGGGAAGAGCTCAGACTGGGGGAAGAGCTGAAACTAGAGGCTTTATCATCAGCTTTTGGGTCAGAGATACCTTCTGTTCCCAGGCGTAATGTGGATGTGTGTGGTTTGGAGTATGCTTCCTTGTCTGAGCAAACAGGATCAGTATTTCTTCCTAGGGAACCTGTCTCTGTGGATCAGCATCCTGGTGAGAATGTGCTGCTGAAAGCACATGTCACAGAAGCAGGTTCTGGATGTCAGCCACCTGCTGTCGGCCCTCTGTCCTCAAATAATCAGAACCCGGGGGGGGAAACTCCACACATGTGCCATGTTTCTGACCAAGCAGAAGACCTGGAGGACTCTGGCCGCTTTTCCATCAGTGGTCAGGATATTGGAGAAGCTCACTGGGATGATAAGACACGACTGGGCAGGGAGAATGAGCACAGTGATGATCATGGAAAAGCTGTCCAGAGGTTTGATAAAAGAGATGCATCACTCTGTGGAGGGGTGACAACACCTTTTAGCGCAGAGAACCCAGAGGCTCTTGTTCCAGCATACCCTTCCTCTGGTACCAGTAACTTGGAGCCACCTGATCACCTAGATCTTCATCCTATAACAGAAAAAGCTGAGCTTTGGGACTTCATTCCAGCTTCCCCCTCAGAGATCACCTCAGCTGTGTCAGCATCTGTTCCAGAGCAGGATGGTGGCAGAATAGCCTCTCTGACCTCTGAGCACTGTCCTGGCACCAGCCTAAACAAGCTGCCAGACTCTGCAGGGAAACCACCCAAAcaagctgctcctgcacaagAGTGGAACCCAACACCAGCAGAAACTGCTGTTGTAAGGACAGATGCACGGGAAGCCAAGACTTTTCATGAACTCCTTACTTCTGAGGAAAGCTTTCATGAGGACCTTAGTGGCCCATCTTCTTTCTCTGTAATGTACACTAGCTCCCTTCCTCCACAAGGGGGCTTTCCTGGAGATAGGACGTCTATGGCTAGTATTGCAGGACCTCTGGAAGTATCCCAAACACCAGGAAGGACTTCCACTCCCCTGATCCACCCAGAGACAATTCAGCAAATCTCTCCCCAAAAAAGTGCCATTatacaaggaaaagaaatagcagCAGATGTGGATCGTAAAGCACAAGTGCCTTTATTTGATGAGCCTGACTGCAGTTTATACCAAAAAGAGCCTGGATCCAGAATTTCCAGTGTCCTGAGCACCCTAACTTGGCCCTCCGAAGATGATACGGTCCTTGCTGTGAACCAGCAGGGACAACCTCTGTACCCTGTGTCCCACTCAAGCCTACCTCTGGTGTCTGAGCCTGATGCCAAACAGcttcctcatcctccttccCATGTCCAAAGGCCCAGTCAAGCTCAAGCCCCTGCACTCCACGCAAATCACCTTGTTTCACCTCCAGTCCCTGAAGGTCAccagctgctggctcctgaACTGCACTCCAGGCTCCCCCTCAGCTGTGGGATGGATGATGGTAAGCTGGGAGCCATTCACCCTGCTCCAAGCCGTCCTCTCCAGACTGCCACCTCTGCATTTGATACCAACTCCGTGGCCTCTGCTTCTGATGGAGAAAGTCTAGCAGAGAGAGATGACTTTGTTCCAGTGAGTGGAGTGTGGGATCTTGGTGACTCAGGTCCCCATGATACAGAGACTTCTGATGACTCAGGGGTCAGTTTGCTGACCAAAAGTTTTTTGGCTCTTGGAAATGAAATGTTGGTTGGCTGCTCTGACAATAGCCCTGAAACAGCAGATCACGACATGAATATAGAGAGTGGAAAATCCTCACCTGACCACCCTTCTTGGCCCTCATTGGAAGGCCTGATAACATCCCCAGACTCCAAAAGCAGAGAgtctgcacagctccttccaatGCTTGCATTCACCAATCCTATTCACTTCCTCCGGCTCAGCCCTCCATCACTGCTGACCACCAGAACAACCTGCCAGGACAAGGAGCTGCAATGGGAGCAGCCCACAGGTAGCTTCGGTGGGGACACAAAGAACATCCAGGCTTCACTGGCAgtcacagagaaaacagaaggtGAGAGGAGAGTCAGgcaagggctggaaggaggagaacACCAgccaaaggaagaaaaggtcAAACATGCACCCTTGGAAAAATCATCTAGCTGGCCAGACAAAAAAACTATTGGGGTAGCTATGCAGGACCCAGCAGGCAATCAAGAAAACCCAATTAAAAGCCGAGTAAAAACCAAGGACTGGCACCGTCAGGGCCTGAAGAGGATGTCAGTACCACCAGACATCTTGCAGC AGGTTTCTTCTGTcccttcagaggaagaagctcaCAAGGCACACAGGGAACCACCAGTCATCTCAGAAACAGTTATATTGAG AGAGAAGAAATCTGCAGACACAACAGAGAACTTCAAGCGCCGGCACTCCAAACTGATCAACTCCT CAAGATTACTGTATCAGGAGTACAGTGATGTGGCTCTGAACAAGGCCATCCAAAGCCAGAAGAGAGTGGATTATCCAGAGGATATAGAGTCAAGTTTCCCAAGCTCCCCGAGGCTACGGAGGAAAGTGCTGTCTCCCCAGGACTCATATTTGCAACGTCTGTCAGTCTCATCTAATGCATCCCTCTGGCAGGACATCCCCATGATACGGGGCAGCAGAATACTGCTTAACATGTCCCGTGAGGAACAGAGGCTGCAAGAG GCCAAGTTTGAGCTGATAATATCTGAGGCTTCCTACCTGCGCAGTTTGAATGTGGCAGTGGATCATTTCCAGCGCTCGGCAGAGCTCCAGGCGATGCTCACCAACCAGGAGCGCCAGTGGCTCTTCTCCCGCCTCTCCGATGTGCGTGATGTCAGTGCCAG TTTCCTCTTTGACTTGGAGGAAAAATTTGAAGAGGACATATTCACCTTCCGTGTGTGTGACGTGGCTCTGAAGCATGCCCCTGACTTCCGCCGGGTGTATCTGCCATATGTGACAAACCAGACATATCAGGAGCAAACCTTCCAGAGATTACT aaatggaaatgcagGGTTCCAGCAAGTCCTGGAGAGACTGGAAAGTGATCCAGTGTGCCAGCGCCTCTCGCTTAAatccttcctcatcctccccttCCAGCGCATCACTCGACTCAAACTCCTCCTACAG AATATCCTGAAAAGAACTCGGCCTGGGTCTGTGGAGGAAGTGCAAGCAACGCAGGCCTATGATGCACTTGAAAAG ctcatcaagGATTGCAATGAGAATGTCCAGCGCATGAAGAGCACTGAAGAGCTGATCTACCTCAGCCAGAAGATTGAATTTGAGTGTAAG ATATTCCCACTCATCTCACAGTCAAGGAGACTTGTGAAATGTGGTGAGTTGACAGCACTGGACTTCAACAACCTGAGTCCAAAATGGAAAGTCACGACCCGGCCCATCTACCTGCACCTTTTCAATGACCGTCTGCTCCTGTCTCGGCCCAAGGA GGGTGGACGTTTCGTTGTGTTTGACCATGCTGCTTTCTCGTACGTGCGCGGGGAGAAGTGTGAGATGAAACTCCACGGGGCAAACAAGAATCTGTTCCGTCTCTTTCTGCTTCAGAATAACCAGGGGAAAAGAGTAGAGTTCTTGTTTCGGACAGAGACACA CAGTGAGAAGCTGAGGTGGATCTCTGCTTTGGCTCCTCCGCGGGGAGAATTGGACCTCCTGGAATGCCCTG ATGCACCACAAGTTCAGTGCATAAAGACTTACAAGGCTCGGGAAAATGATGAGCTGGCTTTGGAGAAGGCAGATATCATCATGGTTATGCAGTACAGCAATGATG GGTGGATAGAAGGAGTAAAACTCTCAGACCGGGAGAGAGGCTGGTTCCCCTCGGAACACGTGGAAAACATCTCCAGCAAACACATGCGGCAGAAGAACCTGAAGGAGGAGCAACGGGTGAAGAATGCCAAGCAGCAGGTCTTCTGCAAGAAATAA
- the ARHGEF5 gene encoding rho guanine nucleotide exchange factor 5 isoform X2: MQDVSLMESEETSEGGTTPPGASRITGEAWDSSAMEGEYHATHIAAEMSTSPSNSAKGPELSTPKDFLAAPGKAAEMLGRPSNSMQKVPAGLEQGQRDTEPQKRLSELEGEMLIEEGGLDYSLKLRQLELVDLESNQGPSSHSRVQDEPAPGSPVLQAVKLSTEFPQCQAELAFHGSDPQAQETKSPLADVIASQWDTPKCFLVCKTVSEGHYKAEPFLGNILKDSLQEVDAGAEQEQSTKKLAPAPDEQLTSEGAVEDTAKPYTSEDVQESLRAPQGLEKNTESSSSHQLTSTLTCDSQMSSLQAEGNNSSGETGNTMMVKDQGMVPKKNSSDSKCFHLEDDHRKTEGRPAPSTKSAFQGKSTSKRTEEVNASWHKEPAWKEAVSELQQEEEEEECKEQNLLEEGKPLELKDQKNKEQNEQEQLQREELRLGEELKLEALSSAFGSEIPSVPRRNVDVCGLEYASLSEQTGSVFLPREPVSVDQHPGENVLLKAHVTEAGSGCQPPAVGPLSSNNQNPGGETPHMCHVSDQAEDLEDSGRFSISGQDIGEAHWDDKTRLGRENEHSDDHGKAVQRFDKRDASLCGGVTTPFSAENPEALVPAYPSSGTSNLEPPDHLDLHPITEKAELWDFIPASPSEITSAVSASVPEQDGGRIASLTSEHCPGTSLNKLPDSAGKPPKQAAPAQEWNPTPAETAVVRTDAREAKTFHELLTSEESFHEDLSGPSSFSVMYTSSLPPQGGFPGDRTSMASIAGPLEVSQTPGRTSTPLIHPETIQQISPQKSAIIQGKEIAADVDRKAQVPLFDEPDCSLYQKEPGSRISSVLSTLTWPSEDDTVLAVNQQGQPLYPVSHSSLPLVSEPDAKQLPHPPSHVQRPSQAQAPALHANHLVSPPVPEGHQLLAPELHSRLPLSCGMDDGKLGAIHPAPSRPLQTATSAFDTNSVASASDGESLAERDDFVPVSGVWDLGDSGPHDTETSDDSGVSLLTKSFLALGNEMLVGCSDNSPETADHDMNIESGKSSPDHPSWPSLEGLITSPDSKSRESAQLLPMLAFTNPIHFLRLSPPSLLTTRTTCQDKELQWEQPTGSFGGDTKNIQASLAVTEKTEGERRVRQGLEGGEHQPKEEKVKHAPLEKSSSWPDKKTIGVAMQDPAGNQENPIKSRVKTKDWHRQGLKRMSVPPDILQQVSSVPSEEEAHKAHREPPVISETVILREKKSADTTENFKRRHSKLINSSRLLYQEYSDVALNKAIQSQKRVDYPEDIESSFPSSPRLRRKVLSPQDSYLQRLSVSSNASLWQDIPMIRGSRILLNMSREEQRLQEAKFELIISEASYLRSLNVAVDHFQRSAELQAMLTNQERQWLFSRLSDVRDVSASFLFDLEEKFEEDIFTFRVCDVALKHAPDFRRVYLPYVTNQTYQEQTFQRLLNGNAGFQQVLERLESDPVCQRLSLKSFLILPFQRITRLKLLLQNILKRTRPGSVEEVQATQAYDALEKLIKDCNENVQRMKSTEELIYLSQKIEFECKIFPLISQSRRLVKCGELTALDFNNLSPKWKVTTRPIYLHLFNDRLLLSRPKEGGRFVVFDHAAFSYVRGEKCEMKLHGANKNLFRLFLLQNNQGKRVEFLFRTETHSEKLRWISALAPPRGELDLLECPDAPQVQCIKTYKARENDELALEKADIIMVMQYSNDGWIEGVKLSDRERGWFPSEHVENISSKHMRQKNLKEEQRVKNAKQQVFCKK, from the exons cagGATGTGTCACTAATGGAGTCTGAAGAAACCAGTGAGGGAGGTACCACTcccccaggagccagcaggatcACTGGGGAAGCCTGGGATTCTTCAGCCATGGAAGGAGAGTATCATGCCACTCATATAGCAGCCGAAATGAGCACCAGCCCATCTAACTCTGCAAAGGGACCAGAGCTCAGCACACCCAAGGACTTCcttgctgctccagggaaagcagcagagatgctgggcAGACCCTCTAACTCTATGCAGAAAGTGCCAGCAGGACTGGAACAAGGCCAAAGGGATACAGAGCCCCAAAAGAGACTCTCAGAACTGGAAGGAGAAATGCTTATAGAGGAGGGTGGACTGGATTATTCTCTGAAACTTAGGCAATTGGAACTGGTTGACCTGGAAAGCAACCAGGGCCCTTCCTCTCACAGCAGAGTCCAGGATgagccagcccctggcagcccagtCCTGCAGGCTGTGAAGCTCAGCACTGAGTTTCCTCAGTGCCAAGCAGAACTGGCTTTTCATGGCTCAGACCCTCAGGCCCAGGAAACGAAATCCCCTTTGGCTGATGTCATTGCCTCTCAGTGGGACACACCTAAGTGCTTTTTAGTGTGTAAAACTGTTTCAGAAGGACATTATAAGGCTGAACCCTTTCTGGGTAATATCTTGAAGGACTCTTTGCAGGAGGTTGAtgctggtgcagagcaggagcaaagcacCAAAAAGTTGGCACCAGCACCTGATGAGCAGCTTACCTCAGAGGGAGCAGTAGAAGACACAGCTAAACCTTACACTTCTGAAGATGTTCAGGAAAGCTTAAGAGCACCCCAGGGTTTGGAAAAGAATACAGAATCTTCCTCTTCCCATCAGCTGACTTCCACCTTAACATGTGACAGCCAAATGAGTTCACTACAAGCAGAAGGAAACAACTCATCTGGTGAAACAGGGAATACCATGATGGTCAAAGACCAGGGAATGGTTCCTAAAAAGAACTCATCTGATTCCAAATGCTTTCATCTAGAAGATGATCACAGAAAAACTGAGGGCAGACCTGCCCCTTCAACAAAGAGTGCTTTCCAAGGAAAGAGTACTTCTAAAAGGACAGAGGAAGTGAATGCTTCATGGCATAAGGAGCCAGCTTGGAAGGAGGCAGTGTCTGAACTTCAacaagaagaggaggaggaagagtgcaAAGAGCAGAATTTGCTGGAAGAAGGCAAACCTTTGGAACTCAAAGATCAGAAAAACAAGGAACAAAATGAGCAGGAACAACTGCAAAGGGAAGAGCTCAGACTGGGGGAAGAGCTGAAACTAGAGGCTTTATCATCAGCTTTTGGGTCAGAGATACCTTCTGTTCCCAGGCGTAATGTGGATGTGTGTGGTTTGGAGTATGCTTCCTTGTCTGAGCAAACAGGATCAGTATTTCTTCCTAGGGAACCTGTCTCTGTGGATCAGCATCCTGGTGAGAATGTGCTGCTGAAAGCACATGTCACAGAAGCAGGTTCTGGATGTCAGCCACCTGCTGTCGGCCCTCTGTCCTCAAATAATCAGAACCCGGGGGGGGAAACTCCACACATGTGCCATGTTTCTGACCAAGCAGAAGACCTGGAGGACTCTGGCCGCTTTTCCATCAGTGGTCAGGATATTGGAGAAGCTCACTGGGATGATAAGACACGACTGGGCAGGGAGAATGAGCACAGTGATGATCATGGAAAAGCTGTCCAGAGGTTTGATAAAAGAGATGCATCACTCTGTGGAGGGGTGACAACACCTTTTAGCGCAGAGAACCCAGAGGCTCTTGTTCCAGCATACCCTTCCTCTGGTACCAGTAACTTGGAGCCACCTGATCACCTAGATCTTCATCCTATAACAGAAAAAGCTGAGCTTTGGGACTTCATTCCAGCTTCCCCCTCAGAGATCACCTCAGCTGTGTCAGCATCTGTTCCAGAGCAGGATGGTGGCAGAATAGCCTCTCTGACCTCTGAGCACTGTCCTGGCACCAGCCTAAACAAGCTGCCAGACTCTGCAGGGAAACCACCCAAAcaagctgctcctgcacaagAGTGGAACCCAACACCAGCAGAAACTGCTGTTGTAAGGACAGATGCACGGGAAGCCAAGACTTTTCATGAACTCCTTACTTCTGAGGAAAGCTTTCATGAGGACCTTAGTGGCCCATCTTCTTTCTCTGTAATGTACACTAGCTCCCTTCCTCCACAAGGGGGCTTTCCTGGAGATAGGACGTCTATGGCTAGTATTGCAGGACCTCTGGAAGTATCCCAAACACCAGGAAGGACTTCCACTCCCCTGATCCACCCAGAGACAATTCAGCAAATCTCTCCCCAAAAAAGTGCCATTatacaaggaaaagaaatagcagCAGATGTGGATCGTAAAGCACAAGTGCCTTTATTTGATGAGCCTGACTGCAGTTTATACCAAAAAGAGCCTGGATCCAGAATTTCCAGTGTCCTGAGCACCCTAACTTGGCCCTCCGAAGATGATACGGTCCTTGCTGTGAACCAGCAGGGACAACCTCTGTACCCTGTGTCCCACTCAAGCCTACCTCTGGTGTCTGAGCCTGATGCCAAACAGcttcctcatcctccttccCATGTCCAAAGGCCCAGTCAAGCTCAAGCCCCTGCACTCCACGCAAATCACCTTGTTTCACCTCCAGTCCCTGAAGGTCAccagctgctggctcctgaACTGCACTCCAGGCTCCCCCTCAGCTGTGGGATGGATGATGGTAAGCTGGGAGCCATTCACCCTGCTCCAAGCCGTCCTCTCCAGACTGCCACCTCTGCATTTGATACCAACTCCGTGGCCTCTGCTTCTGATGGAGAAAGTCTAGCAGAGAGAGATGACTTTGTTCCAGTGAGTGGAGTGTGGGATCTTGGTGACTCAGGTCCCCATGATACAGAGACTTCTGATGACTCAGGGGTCAGTTTGCTGACCAAAAGTTTTTTGGCTCTTGGAAATGAAATGTTGGTTGGCTGCTCTGACAATAGCCCTGAAACAGCAGATCACGACATGAATATAGAGAGTGGAAAATCCTCACCTGACCACCCTTCTTGGCCCTCATTGGAAGGCCTGATAACATCCCCAGACTCCAAAAGCAGAGAgtctgcacagctccttccaatGCTTGCATTCACCAATCCTATTCACTTCCTCCGGCTCAGCCCTCCATCACTGCTGACCACCAGAACAACCTGCCAGGACAAGGAGCTGCAATGGGAGCAGCCCACAGGTAGCTTCGGTGGGGACACAAAGAACATCCAGGCTTCACTGGCAgtcacagagaaaacagaaggtGAGAGGAGAGTCAGgcaagggctggaaggaggagaacACCAgccaaaggaagaaaaggtcAAACATGCACCCTTGGAAAAATCATCTAGCTGGCCAGACAAAAAAACTATTGGGGTAGCTATGCAGGACCCAGCAGGCAATCAAGAAAACCCAATTAAAAGCCGAGTAAAAACCAAGGACTGGCACCGTCAGGGCCTGAAGAGGATGTCAGTACCACCAGACATCTTGCAGC AGGTTTCTTCTGTcccttcagaggaagaagctcaCAAGGCACACAGGGAACCACCAGTCATCTCAGAAACAGTTATATTGAG AGAGAAGAAATCTGCAGACACAACAGAGAACTTCAAGCGCCGGCACTCCAAACTGATCAACTCCT CAAGATTACTGTATCAGGAGTACAGTGATGTGGCTCTGAACAAGGCCATCCAAAGCCAGAAGAGAGTGGATTATCCAGAGGATATAGAGTCAAGTTTCCCAAGCTCCCCGAGGCTACGGAGGAAAGTGCTGTCTCCCCAGGACTCATATTTGCAACGTCTGTCAGTCTCATCTAATGCATCCCTCTGGCAGGACATCCCCATGATACGGGGCAGCAGAATACTGCTTAACATGTCCCGTGAGGAACAGAGGCTGCAAGAG GCCAAGTTTGAGCTGATAATATCTGAGGCTTCCTACCTGCGCAGTTTGAATGTGGCAGTGGATCATTTCCAGCGCTCGGCAGAGCTCCAGGCGATGCTCACCAACCAGGAGCGCCAGTGGCTCTTCTCCCGCCTCTCCGATGTGCGTGATGTCAGTGCCAG TTTCCTCTTTGACTTGGAGGAAAAATTTGAAGAGGACATATTCACCTTCCGTGTGTGTGACGTGGCTCTGAAGCATGCCCCTGACTTCCGCCGGGTGTATCTGCCATATGTGACAAACCAGACATATCAGGAGCAAACCTTCCAGAGATTACT aaatggaaatgcagGGTTCCAGCAAGTCCTGGAGAGACTGGAAAGTGATCCAGTGTGCCAGCGCCTCTCGCTTAAatccttcctcatcctccccttCCAGCGCATCACTCGACTCAAACTCCTCCTACAG AATATCCTGAAAAGAACTCGGCCTGGGTCTGTGGAGGAAGTGCAAGCAACGCAGGCCTATGATGCACTTGAAAAG ctcatcaagGATTGCAATGAGAATGTCCAGCGCATGAAGAGCACTGAAGAGCTGATCTACCTCAGCCAGAAGATTGAATTTGAGTGTAAG ATATTCCCACTCATCTCACAGTCAAGGAGACTTGTGAAATGTGGTGAGTTGACAGCACTGGACTTCAACAACCTGAGTCCAAAATGGAAAGTCACGACCCGGCCCATCTACCTGCACCTTTTCAATGACCGTCTGCTCCTGTCTCGGCCCAAGGA GGGTGGACGTTTCGTTGTGTTTGACCATGCTGCTTTCTCGTACGTGCGCGGGGAGAAGTGTGAGATGAAACTCCACGGGGCAAACAAGAATCTGTTCCGTCTCTTTCTGCTTCAGAATAACCAGGGGAAAAGAGTAGAGTTCTTGTTTCGGACAGAGACACA CAGTGAGAAGCTGAGGTGGATCTCTGCTTTGGCTCCTCCGCGGGGAGAATTGGACCTCCTGGAATGCCCTG ATGCACCACAAGTTCAGTGCATAAAGACTTACAAGGCTCGGGAAAATGATGAGCTGGCTTTGGAGAAGGCAGATATCATCATGGTTATGCAGTACAGCAATGATG GGTGGATAGAAGGAGTAAAACTCTCAGACCGGGAGAGAGGCTGGTTCCCCTCGGAACACGTGGAAAACATCTCCAGCAAACACATGCGGCAGAAGAACCTGAAGGAGGAGCAACGGGTGAAGAATGCCAAGCAGCAGGTCTTCTGCAAGAAATAA